A window of Candidatus Jettenia caeni contains these coding sequences:
- a CDS encoding phosphopantothenate/cysteine ligase produces MVEKYKGYGDLEGKNIMITSGPMRGYIDAVRYISNKSTGKLGAVIATEALKRNALVTFIYGTGSIIPDSALLSKEYARRLTLIEIETIEDLIMTIQESLKGVSFDAIIHAMAVLDYIPEKHSEGKLSSRRDKLTIHLTKTPKVIKLIRSVWPDTLLIGFKLEVGLSGDELIERAYASMRESGTDFVVANNQDEIEGDKHRAYLINSHKEIKAECETKQDISKNLIDVISKRLNINT; encoded by the coding sequence ATGGTGGAAAAGTATAAAGGATATGGTGATTTGGAAGGAAAAAATATCATGATAACTTCCGGACCGATGAGAGGCTATATAGATGCTGTAAGATATATTAGTAATAAATCTACCGGTAAGTTGGGAGCGGTTATTGCAACCGAAGCTCTCAAGAGGAATGCTTTAGTTACCTTTATTTATGGAACGGGAAGTATAATCCCCGATAGCGCATTATTGAGTAAAGAATATGCTCGCCGTCTTACCCTTATTGAGATTGAGACAATTGAAGATCTGATAATGACGATTCAGGAAAGCTTAAAAGGAGTGTCATTTGATGCTATTATACATGCTATGGCGGTGCTGGATTATATTCCTGAAAAGCATAGTGAGGGTAAACTATCTTCTCGCAGGGATAAACTAACAATACATTTAACAAAAACACCAAAGGTGATAAAACTCATACGATCAGTATGGCCAGATACTCTTTTAATAGGGTTTAAGTTAGAAGTAGGTCTATCGGGAGATGAGCTTATTGAAAGGGCATATGCCTCAATGAGAGAGAGTGGTACGGACTTTGTTGTAGCTAATAATCAGGATGAGATTGAAGGGGATAAGCATCGTGCTTATTTGATTAACTCTCATAAAGAAATTAAAGCTGAGTGTGAGACCAAACAAGACATATCAAAAAATCTCATAGATGTGATATCGAAACGGTTGAATATCAATACCTGA
- a CDS encoding two-component sensor kinase: MLTESRFMENASLKQIVDTEPIHRSMKSGEEMVGIYKNYQGKSVLGASMFMPEYGWTLLAEMDTSEAFAPIKTISIIVSILWIGMAGTVTILGIIYAVSMTRPIEELTHATERFSQGGLEYRIKVTGKDEVGTLASRFNIMAENLENEIKRQKSLSDTLRKSEASLANAQRIAHVGSWDWDIVKNKIHWSDEHYRIFGLTPQSFNATNEAVLDRIHPDDREFFKKSVNEAFYEGKPYSIDVRIIQPDGSERSIHTQAEVVFDHTGKPIQMNGTIQEITERKMLKKKLIETQSRLEYLLTNSPAVIYSCKPSGNCETIFVSSNIKRLMGYEPNEFIENPSLWIKYIHPEDIPRALNEMKYGIEKGSHILIYRVKHKDGTYRWIHDEMRVMHDSHGKPQEIVGFVIDITQQKRIEDEIKSVSRFSSENPNPVLRIAKEGTVLYANLSGSSFLRDWKCEMGKQVPDFIFQIIKEALNTRSIIRRVEIGQRGKIFSFTIVPVTTTTDYVNLYGTDITKLKQIEQELRTLNESLEERIAERTLDLAKVNRELQTEIDKHKQTADTLMKSESKYRLLLENLPQRVFYKDKNSIYISCNENFAKDLHIKAEEISGKTDYNFFPKELADKYRDNDRRVIESGQKIDRDQEYLMNGKESFIHMIKVPVKDEEGHTIGILSSYLDITEKIVLQKEAERSKYLASLGELAAGIAHEINNPVTGIINCAQILFNKSQEKSRERDLATRILKEGDRIAKIVHSLLFFARPGSKEEKNIANIQEILSDTLALTGAQLRKEGIKLTLGVSQKLPEIVANRQLIQQVFVNAINNARYALNQKYPSTHSNKILEISGEEITIDHYPYIKITICDHGTGIPARIRDKVMNPFFTTKPTGKGTGLGLSISHGIVKDHGGKLFIKSVEGEYTKLIIILPAQSKTA; encoded by the coding sequence ATGCTTACTGAATCAAGGTTTATGGAGAATGCATCACTTAAACAGATAGTAGATACAGAGCCTATTCATAGGAGTATGAAAAGTGGTGAGGAGATGGTTGGTATTTATAAAAACTATCAGGGGAAATCTGTTTTGGGCGCTTCGATGTTTATGCCTGAATATGGCTGGACGCTTTTGGCAGAGATGGATACATCAGAGGCATTTGCACCAATAAAAACGATCAGTATCATTGTATCAATTCTCTGGATAGGTATGGCTGGTACAGTGACTATCTTGGGAATCATCTATGCTGTTTCGATGACCAGGCCTATTGAGGAGTTAACACACGCAACAGAGAGATTTTCACAAGGAGGGTTAGAGTATCGAATAAAGGTAACGGGTAAGGATGAAGTTGGTACCCTGGCAAGCAGGTTTAATATCATGGCTGAGAACCTTGAGAATGAAATAAAAAGACAAAAATCTCTATCAGATACGCTGAGAAAAAGTGAGGCAAGTCTTGCAAATGCACAAAGGATTGCCCATGTGGGAAGCTGGGATTGGGATATAGTAAAAAATAAAATACACTGGTCTGATGAGCATTATCGTATCTTTGGTTTAACACCACAGTCATTTAATGCAACCAATGAGGCCGTTCTGGATCGAATTCATCCCGATGATAGAGAATTCTTTAAAAAATCTGTTAACGAGGCCTTTTATGAGGGGAAGCCTTACAGTATTGATGTACGCATAATTCAACCAGATGGCTCTGAACGTAGTATTCATACACAGGCTGAGGTCGTTTTTGATCATACTGGCAAGCCGATTCAGATGAACGGAACAATTCAGGAGATCACTGAGCGGAAGATGCTAAAAAAGAAACTTATCGAAACCCAATCCCGGTTGGAATACCTCCTTACGAATAGCCCTGCGGTTATCTATAGTTGCAAACCATCGGGTAATTGTGAAACCATATTTGTTAGTAGTAATATTAAAAGGTTGATGGGATATGAGCCGAATGAATTTATTGAAAATCCTTCACTTTGGATTAAGTACATACATCCAGAGGATATCCCTCGTGCCCTGAATGAAATGAAGTATGGTATTGAAAAAGGGTCGCACATCCTTATATACCGTGTTAAACACAAAGATGGAACATATCGCTGGATACATGATGAAATGAGGGTAATGCATGATTCCCATGGCAAACCACAGGAAATTGTTGGATTTGTCATTGACATTACCCAACAAAAGCGTATAGAGGATGAAATAAAAAGTGTATCAAGGTTTTCTTCGGAGAATCCAAATCCTGTATTACGTATTGCAAAAGAGGGCACTGTCCTTTATGCAAATCTATCGGGTAGTTCTTTTCTGCGTGATTGGAAATGTGAAATGGGCAAACAGGTACCGGATTTTATATTTCAAATAATCAAAGAAGCTTTGAATACGAGATCAATAATAAGGCGTGTTGAAATCGGGCAGAGAGGCAAAATATTTTCTTTTACCATTGTGCCTGTAACTACTACTACTGATTATGTGAACTTATACGGGACGGATATTACTAAGCTGAAACAAATAGAACAGGAGCTAAGAACGCTCAATGAATCTCTTGAAGAGCGTATAGCAGAGAGGACATTAGACCTGGCAAAAGTAAACAGAGAACTACAGACTGAGATCGATAAGCATAAACAAACAGCAGATACACTTATGAAATCTGAAAGTAAATACCGTCTACTTCTTGAGAACCTTCCTCAGAGAGTATTTTATAAAGATAAAAACTCAATCTATATATCCTGCAACGAAAATTTTGCCAAAGATCTTCATATTAAAGCAGAGGAAATCTCTGGAAAGACCGATTACAACTTCTTTCCGAAAGAACTTGCTGATAAATATCGGGATAATGATAGAAGAGTTATAGAATCGGGGCAAAAAATAGATAGAGATCAAGAATATCTCATGAATGGTAAAGAATCCTTCATACATATGATTAAAGTTCCCGTAAAGGATGAAGAAGGCCATACTATTGGCATATTAAGCTCTTACTTAGATATTACTGAGAAGATAGTTTTGCAGAAGGAAGCAGAGCGTTCTAAATATCTGGCATCATTAGGCGAACTGGCGGCAGGCATCGCCCATGAGATCAATAACCCCGTCACAGGTATTATTAACTGTGCACAGATTTTGTTTAATAAAAGTCAGGAGAAAAGCAGAGAAAGAGACCTTGCTACCCGTATTCTGAAGGAGGGTGATCGGATAGCGAAGATCGTCCACAGCCTTCTCTTCTTTGCAAGACCTGGTAGTAAAGAGGAAAAGAACATTGCTAACATACAGGAAATACTATCTGATACGCTAGCACTGACAGGTGCACAATTGCGAAAGGAAGGTATCAAGCTAACGCTGGGTGTGTCCCAAAAACTGCCAGAAATTGTTGCGAACCGGCAACTCATTCAACAGGTATTCGTGAATGCTATTAACAATGCACGGTATGCCCTGAATCAGAAGTATCCTAGCACCCATAGTAATAAAATCCTTGAGATTTCAGGAGAAGAGATAACAATAGATCATTATCCATACATAAAGATCACCATCTGCGATCACGGCACTGGTATACCGGCTCGCATACGGGATAAAGTAATGAACCCCTTTTTTACCACAAAACCTACAGGTAAAGGGACTGGATTAGGCTTGAGTATCAGTCATGGTATTGTGAAAGATCACGGTGGTAAGCTCTTCATTAAGAGTGTTGAAGGAGAATATACCAAGCTTATTATTATCCTGCCGGCACAATCAAAAACAGCATGA
- a CDS encoding putative adenylate/guanylate cyclase encodes MAYEVLNKICIMLVDDDLSVLQTTAIILEEEGYTIVTCCGGKEAIDKLNDTIFTVILDINMPDMSGLEVFEIMKSRNQYLPIIFHTGYGEKEKRTDIRKHFRPHAYVVKGSDPEQLLDTVAGAVESYKNILENVTLNNALKERNALIEEFNRSLEDKVKRQVEEIQRTSRLKRYVSPQIADTIISNGSDKYLISARKLLTICFADLKGFTEASESMEPEDTVNLLNEYFAEMTTIIFRYGGTLDKFMGDGILIFFGDPIYCDDHDEKAVRMAIDMRDKVQELRKNWLKNGCNIDICFGINTGYVTVGNVGSSIQMNYTVIGHRVNIAHRLQLEAKAGQILITARTLAGIENLVETEEIKNVKLKGIIKPINVYNVIRYKKIP; translated from the coding sequence ATGGCATACGAAGTATTGAATAAAATTTGTATCATGCTGGTGGATGATGACCTCTCCGTCCTGCAAACAACTGCAATAATTTTAGAAGAAGAAGGCTATACTATTGTAACTTGCTGTGGAGGAAAAGAGGCTATCGATAAATTGAATGATACGATCTTTACGGTAATACTCGACATCAATATGCCGGATATGTCCGGCCTGGAAGTTTTTGAGATCATGAAATCGAGAAACCAATACCTACCCATCATTTTTCATACAGGTTATGGTGAGAAAGAAAAAAGAACTGATATCCGTAAACATTTTCGGCCACATGCTTATGTGGTTAAGGGGAGCGACCCGGAGCAATTACTCGATACCGTCGCTGGCGCTGTCGAATCGTACAAGAATATCCTGGAAAATGTTACCTTAAATAATGCCCTTAAGGAGCGAAACGCATTAATTGAGGAATTCAACCGTTCCCTGGAAGATAAGGTAAAAAGGCAAGTGGAAGAAATTCAAAGAACAAGCCGCCTGAAAAGGTATGTCTCTCCGCAAATTGCTGACACTATCATCTCGAACGGAAGCGATAAATATCTGATTAGCGCCCGAAAATTGCTGACAATCTGTTTTGCCGATCTAAAAGGTTTTACCGAAGCCAGCGAAAGCATGGAACCAGAGGATACGGTAAACTTATTAAATGAATATTTCGCAGAGATGACCACTATCATTTTCCGGTACGGAGGTACACTTGATAAATTCATGGGAGATGGTATCCTTATTTTTTTTGGTGATCCCATCTACTGTGACGATCATGATGAAAAGGCAGTCAGAATGGCCATCGATATGCGCGATAAAGTACAGGAGTTGCGGAAAAATTGGCTTAAGAATGGCTGCAATATTGATATATGCTTCGGTATAAATACCGGATATGTCACGGTTGGAAATGTCGGATCATCAATCCAAATGAACTACACCGTTATAGGCCACAGGGTTAATATTGCCCACAGACTCCAATTAGAAGCGAAAGCAGGGCAAATCTTGATCACAGCACGTACACTCGCGGGAATAGAAAATCTGGTAGAAACAGAGGAAATAAAAAATGTAAAACTCAAGGGCATTATCAAGCCTATAAATGTATATAATGTAATAAGATACAAAAAGATTCCCTAA
- a CDS encoding N-acetylmuramoyl-L-alanine amidase, with the protein MSGRWKRYIVFILLTTFFLYGCYTPPTFKPVTPMRPLPKKEPYIITQLDRYFVRDWKYIVIHHSASASGCAAEFDRFHRETRGWENGLGYHFVIGNGCGSCDGQIEIGNRWVNQIDGAHAGVKEYNHYGIGICLVGNFNESSPTPAQMASLSALVEYLQDRCHIPSKNIITHKHIKDTDCPGRNFPYYKVLAQSAKW; encoded by the coding sequence ATGTCAGGTCGGTGGAAACGCTATATCGTCTTTATTCTTCTTACCACTTTTTTCTTATACGGCTGCTATACACCGCCTACGTTCAAACCAGTAACTCCTATGAGGCCTCTCCCAAAGAAAGAACCATATATTATCACACAGCTAGATCGCTATTTTGTGCGGGACTGGAAGTATATCGTTATCCATCATAGCGCTTCAGCATCTGGTTGTGCCGCCGAATTTGATAGATTCCACAGAGAAACAAGGGGTTGGGAAAACGGTCTGGGTTACCATTTTGTGATAGGGAATGGATGTGGTTCGTGTGATGGACAAATCGAGATTGGTAACAGATGGGTAAATCAGATCGATGGCGCTCATGCCGGTGTTAAGGAATACAATCATTATGGAATTGGAATATGCCTGGTTGGAAATTTCAACGAATCTTCTCCAACGCCGGCACAAATGGCTTCTCTTTCAGCGCTGGTAGAATATCTTCAGGACAGGTGCCATATTCCTTCAAAAAACATTATTACCCATAAGCATATTAAAGATACGGACTGTCCCGGAAGAAATTTTCCTTATTATAAAGTACTTGCTCAAAGTGCTAAGTGGTAA
- a CDS encoding glycine cleavage system protein, producing MNIPNELFYTKTHEWAKKIGPREAVVGITDYAQKQLKDIVFVELPSIGKEVKMGAPCAVVESVKAAYDIYSPLSGKVTKINQKVQEEPQLVNEDPYGEGWFFHMEISDPNEFNKLLNSGQYETVAGFGH from the coding sequence ATGAATATACCAAATGAATTATTTTATACCAAGACACATGAGTGGGCGAAGAAGATAGGCCCCCGTGAAGCAGTTGTTGGTATTACTGACTATGCGCAGAAGCAATTGAAAGATATCGTCTTCGTTGAATTACCATCGATAGGAAAAGAAGTGAAGATGGGCGCGCCCTGCGCAGTTGTAGAGTCTGTGAAGGCTGCTTATGATATTTATTCTCCTCTGTCAGGTAAAGTTACTAAAATTAATCAAAAAGTCCAGGAAGAGCCACAGCTTGTGAATGAAGACCCTTATGGTGAAGGGTGGTTTTTTCATATGGAGATATCAGACCCAAATGAGTTCAATAAACTGTTAAACTCAGGCCAATACGAGACTGTTGCCGGATTTGGGCATTAA
- a CDS encoding glycine cleavage system protein — MVSFHDYSMPLHYSSIINEHLCVRENAGLFDVSHMGRFEISGDKALPFIQHVITNNVVRLADKQALYTPICNEQGGIIDDILVYKWHDKSFMLVVNCGNREKDFLWLQKQATNYQPLEMKDVTDRVSLISFQGPLSGRMLEATLSYKLDHLRRFSFDNFLWDDTQIVISRTGYTGEDGFEIFVDAKQAVRLWDLLLEKNKQNGLNPIGLGARDTLRLEACLLLYGNDMDETITPLETIIDWTVKFDKGDFIGREALSRQKEKGTVRKMVGFEMTDLGIPRHGYPVLKGNESIGKVTSGSFSPSTHKNVGLCFVKTQYAKTGEEFQIQIRNNNYNARVVKIPFYRSIKKER; from the coding sequence ATGGTATCTTTCCATGACTATTCCATGCCTCTCCACTATAGCAGCATTATTAATGAACACCTTTGTGTTAGGGAAAATGCCGGTCTTTTCGATGTGTCTCATATGGGAAGATTCGAGATTTCAGGAGATAAAGCGCTTCCCTTTATTCAACACGTTATCACAAATAATGTAGTTCGGCTGGCAGATAAACAAGCTCTCTACACGCCTATATGCAACGAGCAAGGTGGAATTATCGATGATATCCTTGTTTACAAATGGCATGATAAAAGCTTCATGCTTGTAGTAAACTGCGGGAATAGAGAAAAGGACTTTTTGTGGTTACAAAAACAAGCAACAAACTACCAACCATTAGAAATGAAGGATGTTACTGATCGTGTATCCCTTATCTCATTCCAGGGCCCTTTATCGGGTCGCATGCTTGAAGCTACCTTATCTTACAAACTTGATCATCTCAGAAGATTTTCCTTTGATAATTTTCTATGGGATGATACACAAATAGTAATTTCCAGAACGGGGTACACCGGAGAAGATGGTTTTGAGATATTTGTGGATGCGAAACAAGCTGTGAGACTATGGGATCTGCTTTTGGAAAAAAATAAGCAGAATGGGTTGAATCCAATAGGCCTTGGCGCAAGGGATACGCTTCGCTTAGAGGCGTGTCTTTTGTTATATGGGAATGATATGGATGAAACAATAACCCCTCTTGAAACGATTATCGACTGGACGGTAAAGTTTGACAAAGGTGATTTTATCGGCAGAGAGGCCCTGTCAAGACAGAAGGAGAAGGGGACCGTCAGAAAAATGGTGGGATTTGAGATGACAGACCTCGGCATTCCACGTCATGGTTATCCGGTATTAAAAGGGAATGAGAGTATTGGTAAGGTTACCAGTGGATCCTTCAGCCCCTCCACACACAAGAATGTTGGCCTGTGTTTTGTAAAAACTCAGTATGCCAAAACAGGAGAGGAGTTTCAAATTCAGATCAGAAATAATAACTATAATGCACGTGTTGTGAAGATCCCGTTTTACCGCAGTATTAAAAAAGAAAGATAA
- a CDS encoding two-component sensor kinase encodes MSIRTKLILFISTLIIIIGALSCLFFLVNSKKQQEDALRRFGISLIMLFAQDDEVKHALSYTQPAFLDAPIKRIKALDTEGEIGYLRISNTQKIMVEEKAPWITADMEKIPTGDTIQNPDVSFTNRMWTRGGIRHIDSSRNPDILITNNIVISSIHEFYDFSLPIIEKHTFSEEEFAAQILGEADAVKEDRHILGFVQIGLSRHKLHERIHAIVRRSIIPMGITIIAGGVCITFFLTKYIISPIKHMANITLDIAKGNLTRTVDIRSKDEIGQLSINFNQMTKALNTSYDEKEKIMVQLREHITNLFQTNKELTKINEQLNDAQERLVRSEKLAAIGKLASGIGHELRNPLGCIKNALFVIRKKTLPTGMLPDPDNQRINQLIEVVEKETERSIKIVNDLLEFSRTTKPTVSPTNIHSLIESSLSRLTIPEKIKRTVRIEEPLPLIAVDATQIEQVFINLIQNACDAMPMGGLLTIHAQKENGSLTVTFTDTGYGIPDTIKNKIFDPLFTTKPKGMGLGLAISFNIIQRHGGNIDLKSKEGEGASFIVTLPTEKDSRTKIQTTTYAT; translated from the coding sequence ATGAGTATCCGTACAAAACTTATCCTCTTTATAAGCACGCTGATAATCATTATCGGAGCGCTCAGTTGTCTCTTCTTCCTCGTCAATTCGAAAAAGCAGCAGGAAGATGCGCTAAGAAGGTTCGGTATCTCTCTTATTATGCTGTTTGCCCAGGATGACGAGGTCAAACACGCGTTGAGTTACACACAACCTGCATTCTTAGACGCCCCTATTAAAAGAATAAAGGCGCTTGATACCGAAGGGGAAATTGGTTATTTGCGTATATCAAATACTCAAAAAATTATGGTTGAAGAAAAAGCCCCCTGGATTACTGCTGATATGGAAAAAATTCCTACAGGTGATACTATTCAAAACCCTGACGTATCGTTTACTAATCGGATGTGGACAAGAGGCGGCATACGGCATATTGATTCTTCCCGGAACCCCGATATATTGATCACGAATAACATCGTTATCTCTTCAATACATGAATTTTACGATTTTTCACTTCCTATCATTGAGAAACATACATTTTCAGAGGAAGAATTTGCTGCACAGATCTTAGGTGAAGCTGATGCCGTTAAAGAAGATAGGCATATTCTGGGATTTGTACAAATCGGATTATCACGGCATAAGTTACATGAAAGGATTCATGCAATCGTTCGAAGAAGCATTATTCCCATGGGGATAACAATCATTGCGGGAGGAGTGTGTATTACCTTCTTTCTCACCAAATATATTATTTCTCCAATAAAACACATGGCAAATATCACACTCGACATCGCGAAAGGGAATCTTACCCGCACGGTAGATATTCGTTCTAAAGACGAAATTGGTCAATTATCTATAAATTTTAATCAAATGACCAAGGCCCTGAATACTTCCTACGATGAAAAAGAAAAAATTATGGTACAACTACGGGAACATATTACTAATTTATTTCAAACAAACAAAGAGTTAACGAAAATAAATGAACAATTAAACGATGCACAGGAACGTTTGGTGCGTTCAGAGAAATTGGCTGCCATCGGTAAATTAGCATCGGGCATTGGACATGAACTGCGAAATCCGCTCGGTTGCATTAAAAATGCACTTTTCGTTATAAGAAAGAAAACCCTACCTACCGGGATGTTGCCTGATCCTGATAACCAAAGAATAAACCAATTAATAGAAGTTGTTGAAAAAGAGACTGAACGAAGTATAAAAATTGTGAATGATTTACTAGAATTTTCAAGAACTACAAAACCTACCGTGTCCCCTACAAATATTCATTCTCTTATTGAATCTTCTCTTTCAAGACTTACTATCCCTGAAAAAATTAAACGAACTGTGCGTATAGAAGAACCTCTACCATTAATAGCGGTTGATGCAACTCAAATCGAACAGGTATTTATCAACCTGATTCAAAATGCGTGTGACGCTATGCCTATGGGCGGCCTCTTAACTATTCATGCACAAAAAGAAAACGGTTCTTTAACCGTTACCTTTACCGATACCGGATATGGCATTCCCGATACTATTAAAAATAAGATATTTGACCCTCTTTTTACTACAAAGCCGAAAGGGATGGGATTAGGGTTGGCTATCAGCTTCAATATTATACAAAGACATGGTGGAAATATTGACTTAAAGAGTAAAGAAGGGGAAGGCGCCAGTTTTATTGTTACATTACCTACAGAAAAGGATAGTAGAACAAAAATCCAGACAACAACATACGCTACCTAA
- a CDS encoding hydroxylamine oxidoreductase: MNKLYFPTKQFFTSLFFIYSFFIPQTTTYSSQLQSENVNSPIVDVPSVKTTATPHRIPGNMRFRHEMAEFLEEKVGADDSGDVYKTGGLASYYTGPGELFPGKGRLGHLYKFLPVIRWYDPAYYFNSDVFHPGSTVTGEYTHEQCVTCHRGESPGIVTQWKQSKHGTPSEGKEVVGCDRCHGKNHERLVMPSYTICGECHEKQLKGHRDGGGRGSHAHAYHLELIDQGCQMEKPAEETTACLACHAIAENRCDGCHTRHRFSTAEARKPTSCAVCHSGPEQYEYEMYMQSYHGMIYQGEGQTWDWTKPLNAKNYVTPTCAYCHMPEGEHNVTRMSTVYTYMGTSLADRGAYRYKATRDAWINACKGCHSPRFAKDHLEAMDEAVKLSFTKYREAMGIVMNLYKDNLIDPMPDDLAPDSRGHTIFSLLPGKGEMRKYNISNIERLTYEMLVDIVGAIYKAKSHNAYYSPIYGYWEWAQDRWLIQIKDEASKLKRFAEIEEKLGIKHTAYPFWKHGEYTDMLLGWKRKEWGK, translated from the coding sequence ATGAATAAACTGTATTTTCCTACAAAGCAATTCTTCACCTCTTTATTCTTTATATACAGTTTTTTTATTCCTCAAACCACTACCTATTCTTCTCAACTTCAATCTGAAAATGTAAATTCTCCAATTGTTGATGTACCATCAGTTAAGACAACTGCAACACCACACAGAATACCCGGTAATATGAGATTCCGCCACGAAATGGCCGAATTTCTGGAAGAGAAGGTTGGAGCGGATGATTCAGGGGACGTCTATAAGACAGGTGGTCTTGCAAGCTACTATACTGGTCCGGGAGAACTCTTTCCGGGGAAGGGAAGATTAGGGCATCTCTATAAATTTCTCCCTGTAATACGATGGTATGACCCTGCATATTATTTTAATAGTGATGTCTTTCATCCCGGTAGTACGGTAACCGGTGAATATACTCATGAGCAATGTGTCACCTGTCATAGGGGAGAAAGTCCGGGCATTGTGACCCAATGGAAGCAAAGCAAGCATGGAACGCCATCTGAAGGTAAGGAGGTTGTTGGTTGTGACCGGTGTCATGGGAAGAATCATGAGAGGCTTGTAATGCCTTCATATACTATCTGTGGCGAATGTCATGAGAAACAACTCAAAGGGCATCGTGATGGTGGTGGTAGAGGCTCGCACGCCCACGCCTATCATCTTGAGCTTATAGACCAGGGATGTCAAATGGAGAAACCCGCCGAAGAGACAACTGCCTGTTTGGCCTGCCATGCCATTGCCGAGAACCGGTGTGATGGCTGTCATACACGGCACCGTTTTTCTACGGCTGAAGCAAGAAAACCTACCAGTTGCGCGGTGTGTCATTCCGGCCCCGAGCAATATGAATATGAGATGTATATGCAGTCGTATCATGGCATGATATATCAGGGTGAAGGGCAAACCTGGGATTGGACAAAACCTCTCAATGCCAAAAATTATGTGACTCCAACGTGTGCGTATTGCCATATGCCCGAAGGAGAACATAATGTTACCAGGATGTCTACTGTTTATACCTATATGGGTACTTCTCTTGCAGATCGGGGTGCCTATCGTTACAAGGCAACTCGTGATGCATGGATAAATGCCTGTAAAGGCTGTCATTCACCCAGATTTGCTAAGGACCACTTAGAGGCTATGGATGAGGCAGTAAAATTAAGTTTTACGAAATATCGTGAAGCAATGGGTATTGTAATGAACTTATACAAGGATAATCTCATTGATCCCATGCCTGACGATCTTGCCCCCGATTCCAGAGGCCATACGATATTTAGCCTTTTACCGGGGAAAGGAGAGATGCGGAAGTATAATATCTCCAATATCGAAAGGTTAACCTATGAGATGTTAGTTGATATTGTCGGCGCTATTTACAAGGCCAAATCCCACAATGCCTATTACAGTCCAATCTATGGTTATTGGGAGTGGGCTCAGGATCGATGGCTTATTCAGATCAAGGATGAAGCCAGTAAGCTTAAACGTTTTGCAGAAATTGAAGAGAAACTTGGCATAAAGCATACCGCTTATCCATTCTGGAAGCATGGAGAATATACCGATATGTTGCTGGGATGGAAGCGGAAAGAATGGGGGAAATGA